A genomic window from Prunus persica cultivar Lovell chromosome G2, Prunus_persica_NCBIv2, whole genome shotgun sequence includes:
- the LOC18787191 gene encoding uncharacterized protein LOC18787191 isoform X5, translating to MVEERVMLFLWDKARFWASLQASSEFPGFPFFPLTLDWEAASSYGLGWMAGVVLRLVIKEFEVGFDLNNKSTMSSWPTSPFMTGLSFQGGFKFWESRRFHVDVIGSSKVF from the exons ATGGTAGAAGAACGAGTGATGCTTTTCTTATGGGACAAAGCCAGATTCTGGGCCTCGCTCCAGGCTTCTTCTGAGTTCCCAGGCTTCCCTTTCTTCCCTCTGACTTTGGATTGGGAAGCAGCTAGTTCTTATGGTTTGG GTTGGATGGCTGGTGTGGTCCTGAGATTGGTCATCAAGGAGTTTGAAG TTGGTTTCGACCTGAACAACAAATCAACGATGAGCAGCTGGCCTACTTCTCCATTCATGACAG GTCTTTCCTTTCAAGGAGGTTTCAAGTTTTGGGAGTCGAGGAGATTTCATGTAGATGTTATTGGATCTTCAAAAGTCTTTTGA
- the LOC18787191 gene encoding uncharacterized protein LOC18787191 isoform X3 translates to MVEERVMLFLWDKARFWASLQASSEFPGFPFFPLTLDWEAASSYGLGWMAGVVLRLVIKEFEGFSWTNCFSVPTVFVVSKERDGHCICLKVFVCEGVLFKSACFYAVGFDLNNKSTMSSWPTSPFMTGLSFQGGFKFWESRRFHVDVIGSSKVF, encoded by the exons ATGGTAGAAGAACGAGTGATGCTTTTCTTATGGGACAAAGCCAGATTCTGGGCCTCGCTCCAGGCTTCTTCTGAGTTCCCAGGCTTCCCTTTCTTCCCTCTGACTTTGGATTGGGAAGCAGCTAGTTCTTATGGTTTGG GTTGGATGGCTGGTGTGGTCCTGAGATTGGTCATCAAGGAGTTTGAAGgtttttcatggaccaattgctTCTCAGTTCCCACTGTATTTGTTGTGTCAAAAGAACGTGATGGTCACTGTATTTGTTTGAAGGTTTTTgt aTGTGAAGGAGTTCTTTTTAAATCCGCATGTTTTTATGCAGTTGGTTTCGACCTGAACAACAAATCAACGATGAGCAGCTGGCCTACTTCTCCATTCATGACAG GTCTTTCCTTTCAAGGAGGTTTCAAGTTTTGGGAGTCGAGGAGATTTCATGTAGATGTTATTGGATCTTCAAAAGTCTTTTGA
- the LOC18787191 gene encoding uncharacterized protein LOC18787191 isoform X1, translating to MFHFIFKTSLHLQQTRTLNANIRSLTTLSICDYPALTDYLTNTLAFTPESASQVSKKIHGRPPNNPYPVHSLFEHYGFTPTHIAKIITICPSFLWANPEKTLKPKLDFLAQNGIYGQDLVITITNNPRILERSLNKQIAPCIGFLKSFLGSASALLSHFSVKRGTAVVLRFSDSMGANAETLRQHGVPHSNIMKMIACQPGIFSRDVEVFSKIVREVEELGFNPLSMMFIYGVCTLFSMTKDKWVSKFEVLKSFGWSEAEFQALFLKQPLVMRSSEERLKRALDFFMNKMGWGTSDILKYPVLLCLSFEKRVLPRWSILQVLIAKGVITKSKKTTAKAFMQTEDKFVSEFVKGYEEHAPELLEMYQKKLRGL from the coding sequence ATGTTTCATTTTATCTTCAAAACCTCTCTCCATCTTCAACAAACCAGAACCCTGAATGCCAATATCAGATCCCTCACCACTCTCAGCATTTGTGACTACCCAGCACTCACAGACTATCTCACAAACACTTTGGCTTTCACCCCAGAGTCAGCTTCTCAAGTCTCCAAGAAAATCCATGGTAGACCCCCCAACAATCCCTACCCAGTCCACTCCCTCTTCGAACATTACGGTTTTACCCCTACCCACATAGCCAAAATCATCACCATATGCCCATCCTTCCTCTGggcaaacccagaaaaaaccCTCAAGCCCAAGCTAGACTTTCTCGCCCAAAATGGCATTTATGGTCAAGACCTTGTAATCACAATCACCAACAACCCCAGAATTCTAGAGCGGAGTTTGAACAAACAGATTGCGCCCTGTATTGGGTTCCTCAAGAGCTTTCTTGGGTCTGCCTCGGCTTTGTTGTCGCACTTTTCGGTCAAGCGTGGTACTGCGGTTGTGCTCAGATTTTCTGACTCTATGGGCGCGAACGCTGAGACTCTAAGACAACACGGTGTGCCTCACAGTAACATTATGAAGATGATCGCGTGCCAGCCAGGGATATTTTCAAGGGATGTTGAGGTTTTCAGTAAGATTGTGAGGGAGGTTGAGGAACTGGGTTTCAATCCGTTGAGCATGATGTTCATCTATGGCGTGTGTACGCTTTTTTCGATGACGAAGGACAAGTGGGTTTCAAAATTTGAGGTGTTGAAGAGTTTTGGGTGGTCGGAGGCGGAGTTTCAGGCTTTGTTCTTGAAGCAACCCCTAGTAATGAGGTCGTCGGAGGAGCGATTAAAGAGGGCATTGGACTTTTTCATGAACAAGATGGGGTGGGGCACTTCGGACATTCTCAAGTACCCAGTTTTGCTTTGCTTGAGCTTTGAAAAGAGGGTGTTGCCAAGGTGGTCGATACTTCAAGTTTTGATTGCCAAAGGTGTTATAACCAAGAGCAAGAAGACTACTGCGAAGGCATTTATGCAAACTGAGGACAAGTTTGTGAGCGAGTTTGTGAAGGGATATGAAGAGCATGCCCCTGAACTTTTGGAGATGTACCAAAAAAAGCTCCGAGGTTTATGA
- the LOC18787191 gene encoding uncharacterized protein LOC18787191 isoform X4 → MKLLGLATYQWVGWMAGVVLRLVIKEFEGFSWTNCFSVPTVFVVSKERDGHCICLKVFVWFRPEQQINDEQLAYFSIHDRSFLSRRFQVLGVEEISCRCYWIFKSLLIWIPKVEKILTIII, encoded by the exons ATGAAGCTACTAGGCCTGGCAACTTATCAGTG GGTAGGTTGGATGGCTGGTGTGGTCCTGAGATTGGTCATCAAGGAGTTTGAAGgtttttcatggaccaattgctTCTCAGTTCCCACTGTATTTGTTGTGTCAAAAGAACGTGATGGTCACTGTATTTGTTTGAAGGTTTTTgt TTGGTTTCGACCTGAACAACAAATCAACGATGAGCAGCTGGCCTACTTCTCCATTCATGACAG GTCTTTCCTTTCAAGGAGGTTTCAAGTTTTGGGAGTCGAGGAGATTTCATGTAGATGTTATTGGATCTTCAAAAGTCTTTTGATTTGGATACCAAAAGTAGAGAAAATATTGACAATCATAATCTGA
- the LOC18787191 gene encoding uncharacterized protein LOC18787191 isoform X2 — MVEERVMLFLWDKARFWASLQASSEFPGFPFFPLTLDWEAASSYGLGWMAGVVLRLVIKEFEGFSWTNCFSVPTVFVVSKERDGHCICLKVFVWFRPEQQINDEQLAYFSIHDRSFLSRRFQVLGVEEISCRCYWIFKSLLIWIPKVEKILTIII; from the exons ATGGTAGAAGAACGAGTGATGCTTTTCTTATGGGACAAAGCCAGATTCTGGGCCTCGCTCCAGGCTTCTTCTGAGTTCCCAGGCTTCCCTTTCTTCCCTCTGACTTTGGATTGGGAAGCAGCTAGTTCTTATGGTTTGG GTTGGATGGCTGGTGTGGTCCTGAGATTGGTCATCAAGGAGTTTGAAGgtttttcatggaccaattgctTCTCAGTTCCCACTGTATTTGTTGTGTCAAAAGAACGTGATGGTCACTGTATTTGTTTGAAGGTTTTTgt TTGGTTTCGACCTGAACAACAAATCAACGATGAGCAGCTGGCCTACTTCTCCATTCATGACAG GTCTTTCCTTTCAAGGAGGTTTCAAGTTTTGGGAGTCGAGGAGATTTCATGTAGATGTTATTGGATCTTCAAAAGTCTTTTGATTTGGATACCAAAAGTAGAGAAAATATTGACAATCATAATCTGA